In Paraburkholderia bryophila, a single genomic region encodes these proteins:
- a CDS encoding glycosyltransferase 87 family protein, which translates to MKSNVQHADTPANRGLRRIDLNSRRAMKLACIFVPLLFGLYSLWLGADSNWDLYNYHLYNPFAWLHGKLLIDLAPAGMQSYFNPLMDVVLYTLNSHLPSRVVGFFMGVLHGLTFVLLVAIARQIWPALSNDNRYRVPILIAVAGCLTANFLSGLGNSMGDDTTALLNLGGLLTVLANWQRLAEVSFSATLVAIGSGLLVGLGAGLKLTNAVYAVALCLSLLSYPGNLVVRLRISFLFGVGVLIGIAITGGYWMFHMWELFGNPMYPQFGAIFHNPLTQQAAAADVRWLPRGLLETLLWPFIITADSHRVGETPIRQIIWPMVEVALCCVCVVFAGRWLKGNRERMFDPRQRLVVLFVALGFVLWMKLFSIYRYIVAIEVLAPMVFLLLLQCLLPERRAQRSGAILLAIASAVVVTGGGHTWGHEGWSDPLYHAQLPPLPQPERTTVVIYSDDAAWGWVATRFPDTVAFTQIESSFPATDAFRNRIPALARERGGPTFGMINGTYNWRQESVERVNRIALALGVNKTKRGCDAMRWVLSRLRFHAAVTTEHEPGEQCSLGIRDDDRRDITAENRDMAARTVPIFERNGFNLDVASCVPYRSGIGKGVQVYQWCRLSLR; encoded by the coding sequence ATGAAATCAAACGTTCAACATGCTGACACGCCCGCCAATAGGGGATTGCGACGGATCGATCTGAATTCGCGCCGTGCGATGAAACTCGCGTGTATTTTTGTGCCGCTGCTGTTCGGTCTGTATTCGCTGTGGCTTGGCGCGGATTCAAACTGGGATCTGTATAACTATCACCTATACAACCCATTCGCGTGGCTGCATGGAAAACTGCTGATAGACCTGGCCCCGGCAGGCATGCAGTCGTACTTCAATCCGCTGATGGACGTGGTTCTGTACACGCTCAACTCCCATTTACCGTCTCGTGTCGTCGGCTTTTTCATGGGGGTGCTGCATGGTTTGACGTTCGTCCTGCTCGTAGCGATCGCACGCCAGATCTGGCCGGCGCTGTCGAACGACAATCGATACCGCGTTCCCATCCTGATCGCCGTAGCCGGATGTCTCACCGCGAACTTTCTATCCGGGCTAGGCAACTCGATGGGCGACGATACGACGGCGCTTCTCAATCTGGGTGGATTGCTGACCGTACTCGCCAATTGGCAGCGCCTCGCGGAAGTCTCCTTTAGCGCCACTCTCGTGGCAATCGGTAGTGGCCTGCTGGTAGGCCTCGGTGCAGGTTTGAAGCTGACGAACGCGGTCTATGCGGTGGCCCTTTGCCTGAGTCTGCTTAGCTACCCGGGCAACCTCGTTGTTCGGCTGAGAATCAGTTTTCTGTTCGGTGTCGGCGTTCTAATCGGAATCGCGATAACGGGCGGATACTGGATGTTTCATATGTGGGAATTGTTCGGCAACCCTATGTATCCCCAGTTTGGCGCGATTTTTCACAATCCGCTGACGCAGCAGGCAGCCGCCGCGGATGTCCGATGGTTGCCTCGTGGCCTGCTGGAGACGCTGTTGTGGCCGTTCATCATTACCGCTGATTCTCATCGAGTCGGCGAGACCCCGATCCGTCAGATCATCTGGCCGATGGTTGAAGTGGCGCTCTGCTGTGTGTGCGTCGTTTTCGCTGGCCGGTGGCTAAAAGGAAACCGGGAACGGATGTTTGATCCCCGGCAGCGCCTTGTTGTGCTGTTCGTTGCCCTCGGCTTTGTTCTCTGGATGAAGCTGTTCAGCATTTACCGATACATCGTCGCAATAGAAGTGTTGGCGCCAATGGTGTTTCTGCTCCTTCTGCAGTGCCTTTTGCCGGAGCGGCGTGCGCAGCGTTCGGGGGCCATCCTCCTTGCGATCGCGTCGGCGGTGGTGGTGACAGGAGGGGGGCATACATGGGGGCACGAAGGCTGGTCTGATCCGCTATACCACGCGCAACTGCCACCTCTGCCGCAGCCAGAGCGGACGACGGTGGTCATATATAGTGACGATGCAGCGTGGGGCTGGGTCGCTACCCGGTTCCCCGACACCGTCGCCTTCACCCAGATCGAAAGCAGCTTCCCTGCAACCGATGCGTTTCGAAACCGCATACCGGCGTTGGCGCGTGAGCGCGGCGGACCGACGTTCGGGATGATCAACGGTACCTACAATTGGCGTCAGGAGAGCGTCGAGCGTGTGAACAGGATCGCTTTGGCGCTCGGTGTCAATAAAACTAAACGAGGTTGTGATGCGATGCGATGGGTGCTGTCCCGTTTGCGGTTTCATGCTGCCGTGACGACTGAGCATGAGCCTGGCGAGCAATGCAGCCTGGGGATACGCGACGATGATCGACGCGATATTACCGCCGAGAATCGCGATATGGCGGCCCGGACGGTACCGATCTTCGAACGAAACGGATTCAATCTCGATGTCGCTTCGTGTGTACCCTACCGGTCCGGCATCGGCAAAGGCGTGCAGGTTTATCAGTG
- a CDS encoding glycosyltransferase family 2 protein produces MPDYHHLRLAVLIPCYNEESTVRSVVNDFRAALPEAEIYVFDNNSSDDTIKVARDAGARVRQVAYQGKGNVIRRMFADIDADVYVLVDGDDTYDAAAAPKLVDRLVSEALDMVVARRQSSEQEAYRLGHRFGNVVLTRFVASIFGRTFTDMLSGYRVFSRRYVKSFPAHSKGFETETELTVHALELRMPVAEVVTNYKSRPEGSISKLNTYRDGFRILSMIVKLFRAERPLAFYSIGVVVCALASIVMAVPLFQTYFATGLVPRLPTAVLCAALMIFGALFLVCGIVLDTVTHGRAEVKRLAYLAHPASGERADGREE; encoded by the coding sequence ATGCCTGATTACCATCATCTTCGTTTGGCCGTTCTGATTCCTTGCTACAACGAGGAGTCAACCGTACGTTCCGTCGTGAACGATTTTCGCGCCGCTTTACCCGAAGCGGAGATTTACGTCTTCGATAACAACTCTTCCGATGACACGATAAAGGTCGCTCGCGACGCAGGGGCTCGGGTACGCCAGGTTGCGTATCAAGGGAAAGGCAACGTCATTCGCAGGATGTTTGCCGATATTGACGCTGACGTCTATGTGCTGGTGGATGGCGACGACACGTACGACGCTGCTGCGGCTCCCAAACTGGTCGACCGTCTGGTATCCGAGGCCTTGGACATGGTGGTGGCCAGGCGCCAATCGAGCGAGCAGGAGGCATACCGGCTCGGACATCGGTTTGGAAACGTCGTGCTGACACGGTTCGTCGCGTCGATCTTCGGGCGGACGTTCACCGACATGCTGTCGGGGTATCGGGTCTTCTCGAGGCGCTACGTCAAGTCATTCCCCGCCCATTCAAAGGGCTTCGAGACCGAGACGGAACTGACGGTCCACGCGCTTGAACTGAGAATGCCTGTCGCCGAGGTAGTGACGAACTACAAATCCCGGCCCGAAGGGTCGATTAGTAAGCTCAACACATACCGGGACGGTTTTCGTATTCTTTCGATGATCGTCAAGCTGTTTCGCGCCGAACGTCCGCTGGCTTTTTACTCGATCGGTGTCGTTGTATGTGCGTTGGCTTCGATCGTCATGGCGGTACCGCTGTTCCAAACCTATTTCGCGACGGGTCTGGTTCCCCGACTGCCCACAGCTGTTCTGTGCGCTGCGCTGATGATCTTCGGGGCCCTCTTCCTCGTCTGCGGCATCGTGCTCGACACAGTCACGCACGGCCGGGCGGAGGTAAAGCGATTGGCCTATCTCGCGCATCCCGCTTCCGGTGAACGCGCTGACGGGCGCGAAGAATGA
- a CDS encoding GtrA family protein: MKREFVRFAMAGAIGFVVDAGVLYGMLALGAGYFVGRCFSFVAAVWVTWQINRRYTFAVGRNKSWWTEWWQYLFAMMGGGAVNYAAYAAMVVLLPKGGLLPVYAVAVGSIAGMAINFLGARLWVFKKRS, encoded by the coding sequence ATGAAACGGGAGTTTGTTCGTTTTGCGATGGCGGGCGCCATCGGCTTTGTCGTCGATGCCGGTGTTTTATACGGCATGCTCGCCTTGGGTGCGGGCTATTTCGTGGGACGTTGCTTTTCGTTTGTTGCGGCCGTTTGGGTCACGTGGCAAATCAATCGCCGCTATACGTTCGCGGTTGGCCGTAACAAGTCGTGGTGGACAGAGTGGTGGCAGTATCTGTTCGCCATGATGGGCGGCGGCGCCGTCAATTACGCGGCTTATGCCGCGATGGTCGTCCTCTTGCCAAAGGGCGGTCTGCTACCGGTCTATGCGGTAGCCGTGGGCTCGATAGCGGGCATGGCAATTAATTTTCTTGGCGCCAGGTTGTGGGTCTTCAAGAAACGCTCCTGA